From Lagopus muta isolate bLagMut1 chromosome 12, bLagMut1 primary, whole genome shotgun sequence, one genomic window encodes:
- the GLG1 gene encoding Golgi apparatus protein 1, with protein MAPCGRVRSRCPGPALLLLLALAARPALAVPPAAGLQAGPGLNAAGQPAQGAAPGASGPRGARGGGGGSGGGWKLSEEAVCREDVVRLCSKHSWANNLAVLECLQDVREPDNEISSDCNHLLWNYKLNLTTDPKFESVAREVCKSTIAEIKECADEPVGKGFLVSCLVDHRGNITEYQCHQYITKMTAIIFSDYRLICGFMDDCKADINLLKCGSIRPGEKDAHSQGEVVACLEKGLVKEAEENDPRVQVSDQCKKAILRVAELSSDDFHLDRHLYFACRDDRERFCENTQAGEGRVYKCLFNHKFEESMSEKCRDALTTRQKLIAQDYKVSYSLAKSCKSDLKKYRCNVENLPRSREARLSYLLMCLESAVHRGRQVSSECQGEMLDYRRMLMEDFSLSPEIILSCRGEIEHHCSGLHRKGRTLHCLMKVVRGEKGNVGPNCQQALQTLIQETDPGADYRIDRALNEACESVIQTACKHIRSGDPMILSCLMEHLYTEKMVEDCEHRLLELQYFISRDWKLDVVLYRKCQGDASRLCHTHGWNETSELMPPGAVFSCLYRHAYRTEEQGRRLSRECRAEVQRILHQRAMDVKLDPALQDKCMIDLGKWCSEKTETGQELECLQDHLDDLVSDCRDIVGNLTELESEDIQIEALLMRACEPIIQTFCHEVADNQIDSGDLMECLIQNKHQKEMNEKCAIGVTHFQLVQMKDFRFSYKFKMACKEDVLKLCPNIKKKVDVVICLSTTVRNDTLQDAKEHRVSLKCRKQLRVEELEMTEDIRLEPELYEACKSDIKNYCQNVPYGNAQIIECLKEIKKQLSTRCHQKVFKLQETEMMDPELDYTLMRVCKQMIKRFCPEADSKNMLQCLKQNKNSEVMDPKCKQMITKRQITQNTDYRLNPVLRKACKADIPKFCQNILNRAKDDTELEGQVISCLKLKYADQRLSPDCEDQIRVIIQESALDYRLDPQLQMHCSEEISSLCAEEAAAQEQTGQVEECLKVNLLKIKTEMCKKEVLNMLKESKADIFVDPVLHTACALDIKHHCAAIPPGRGRQMSCLMEALEDKRVRLQPECKKRLNDRIEMWSYAAKVAPAEGFSDLAMQVMTSPSKNYILSVITVGICVLFLIGLMCGRITKRVTRELKDR; from the exons CCAGACAACGAAATCTCTTCAGACTGCAACCAC CTCCTGTGGAACTACAAGCTGAACCTGACTACAGATCCCAAGTTCGAGTCCGTGGCCAGAGAAGTCTGCAAGTCCACCATCGCAGAG aTCAAGGAGTGTGCAGATGAACCAGTCGGCAAAGGCTTCTTGGTGTCATGTTTGGTGGATCACAGAGGCAACATCACGGAGTACCAGTGCCATCAGTACATCACAAAGATGACAGCCATTATCTTCAGTGATTACCGGCTCATCTGTGGCTTCATGGACGACTGCAAGGCTGACATCAACCTCCTGAAATGTGGCAGCATTCGGCCTGGGGAGAAG GACGCCCACTCCCAAGGAGAGGTGGTGGCATGCCTGGAAAAAGGGCTGGTTAAAGAGGCGGAGGAGAACGATCCTCGTGTCCAGGTTTCTGATCAGTGTAAGAAGGCCATCCTTCGCGTAGCGGAGCTCTCTTCAGATGATTTCCACTTGGATCGCCACCTCTACTTTGCTTGCCGAGACGACAGGGAGCGATTCTGTGAGAAT ACTCAGGCTGGGGAAGGCCGAGTTTACAAGTGCCTCTTTAATCACAAGTTTGAAGAATCAATGAGTGAGAAG TGCCGTGACGCGCTGACGACGCGCCAGAAGCTGATTGCCCAGGACTACAAAGTCAGCTACTCGCTGGCCAAGTCCTGTAAGAGCGACCTGAAGAAATACCGCTGCAACGTGGAGAACCTGCCCCGCTCCCGGGAAGCCAGGCTCTCCTACCTGCTGATGTGCCTGGAGTCTGCTGTGCACAGAG GTCGGCAGGTGAGCAGCGAGTGCCAGGGAGAGATGCTGGACTACCGACGCATGCTCATGGAAGACTTCTCCCTGAGCCCAGAAATCATCCTGAGCTGCCGTGGGGAGATTGAGCACCACTGCTCCGGGCTGCACCGCAAGGGCCGCACTCTGCACTGCCTGATGAAAGTCGTGCGTGGAGAGAAGGGCAACGTGGGGCCCAACTGCCAGCAGGCG ctccAAACACTGATCCAAGAGACGGACCCCGGTGCCGATTATCGCATTGACAGAGCCCTGAATGAGGCCTGTGAATCCGTCATACAGACTGCCTGCAAGCACATACGCTCTGGGGATCCCAT GATTCTGTCCTGCCTGATGGAGCACCTGTATACGGAGAAGATGGTGGAGGACTGTGAGCATCGGCTCCTGGAGCTCCAGTATTTCATCTCTCGTGACTGGAA GTTGGATGTGGTCCTGTACCGAAAGTGCCAGGGCGACGCCTCCCGCCTCTGCCATACCCATGGCTGGAATGAGACCAGTGAGCTGATGCCCCCTGGGGCTGTGTTCTCCTGTTTGTACAGGCATGCCTACCGCACAGAGGAGCAGGGACGGAGG CTATCACgggagtgcagagcagaggtgcagcGGATCCTCCACCAGCGTGCCATGGATGTGAAGCTGGACCCGGCCCTGCAGGACAAGTGCATGATCGACCTGGGGAAGTGGTGCAGTGAAAAAACAGAGACGGGGCAG GAACTGGAATGTCTCCAGGACCATCTTGATGACTTGGTGTCTGATTGCAGAGACATAGTGGGAAACCTGACTGAGCTGGAGTCTGAG GACATTCAAATCGAAGCCTTGCTGATGAGAGCATGCGAGCCCATTATCCAGACCTTCTGTCAC GAGGTTGCAGATAACCAGATTGATTCCGGGGACCTGATGGAGTGTTTAATACAGAACAAACACCAGAAGGAAATGAACGAGAAATGTGCAATCGGAGTTACTCATTTCCAGCTG GTTCAAATGAAAGACTTCAGGTTCTCCTACAAGTTCAAAATGGCCTGCAAGGAGGATGTGCTGAAACTTTGCCCCAACATCAAAAAAAA gGTGGATGTAGTGATCTGTCTGAGCACAACGGTGCGCAATGACACTCTGCAGGACGCCAAGGAGCACAGGGTGTCTCTGAAGTGCCGCAAGCAGCTGCGTGTGGAGGAGCTAGAAATG ACGGAGGACATCAGACTTGAACCAGAGCTCTATGAGGCTTGTAAAAGTGACATCAAGAATTACTGCCAGAACGTTCCCTATGGCAATGCTCAG ATCATAGAATGCCTGAAAGAAATCAAGAAGCAGTTGAGTACCCGGTGCCACCAGAAGGTGTTCAAGCTGCAGGAGACAGAGATGATGGATCCAGAGCTGGACTACACACTGATGAGGGTCTGCAAGCAGATGATCAAG cgTTTTTGTCCAGAAGCAGACTCAAAAAACATGTTGCAgtgtttgaaacaaaacaagaacagtgaAGTGATGGATCCGAAGTGCAAGCAAATGATAACCAAGCGCCAGATCACACAGAACACAG ATTACCGCCTCAACCCGGTGCTGAGGAAGGCCTGCAAAGCAGACATACCGAAATTCTGCCAGAATATCCTGAATAGAGCCAAGGATGACACAGAGTTAGAGGGACAAGTCATCTCCTGCCTGAAGCTGAAGTACGCAGACCAG CGTCTCTCTCCAGACTGCGAGGACCAAATTCGAGTGATAATCCAGGAATCAGCTCTTGATTATCGACTGGACCCCCAGCTTCAGATGCACTGCTCTGAAGAG ATTTCCAGCTTGTgtgctgaagaagcagcagctcaggagcagACTGGGCAGGTGGAAGAATGCCTGAAAGTGAacctgctgaaaataaaaaccgAAATGTGCAAGAAG GAAGTGCTCAACATGCTGAAGGAGAGCAAAGCAGATATCTTTGTGGAcccagtgctgcacacagcctgtGCCCTGGACATTAAACACCACTGTGCTGCTATTCCTCCAGGGAGAGGACGCC AAATGTCATGCCTAATGGAAGCTTTGGAGGACAAGCGTGTGAGGCTGCAGCCTGAATGCAAGAAACGCCTTAATGATCGTATTGAAATGTGGAGCTATGCTGCAAAG GTTGCCCCAGCGGAAGGCTTCTCTGACCTTGCCATGCAAGTTATGACCTCTCCGTCCAAGAATTACATATTGTCTGTGATCACAGTTGGCATCTGTGTACTCTTCCTGATCGGCCTGATGTGTGGACGCATCACCAAGCGGGTGACAAGAGAGCTCAAGGACAGGTAG